The following proteins come from a genomic window of Gossypium raimondii isolate GPD5lz chromosome 5, ASM2569854v1, whole genome shotgun sequence:
- the LOC105769776 gene encoding purine permease 1 translates to MNVKDGGTIRKALLIINCIILSIGNCGAPLIARLYFIHGGNRIWFSSWLQTAGCPIILLPIACAYVHRSRTANPTSENKLICMERPLFVAAIVLGILSGLDNYLYSYGLSRLPVSTSSLIIASQLAFTAGFAFLLVKQKFTAYSINAVFLLTIGAGVLALHSSSDRPANESNKEYILGFVMTLAAAALYGFILPLVELTYKKAKQEISYALVMEIQLVMCLVATAFCTVGMLVNNDFKVIGREAREFELGETKYYIVAIFSAIIWQCFFLGAIGVVFCASSLLSAVVIAVLLPVTEILAVFFFNEKFQAEKGVSLALSLWGFLSYFYGDIKRKKPTPETEMTSSLPPNSTLESRV, encoded by the exons ATGAACGTGAAGGATGGTGGCACCATAAGAAAAGCTCTCTTAATAATAAACTGCATCATCCTTTCTATAGGCAACTGCGGTGCTCCACTTATCGCCCGTCTCTACTTCATCCATGGTGGGAACCGGATCTGGTTCTCGAGCTGGCTCCAGACCGCGGGTTGCCCCATCATCTTGCTCCCCATCGCTTGTGCTTACGTGCATCGTTCCAGGACGGCCAATCCCACCTCGGAAAACAAGCTTATCTGTATGGAACGACCGTTGTTCGTTGCCGCTATCGTCCTCGGGATCCTCAGTGGCCTCGATAACTACCTCTACTCCTATGGCTTATCTCGTCTCCCCGTTTCGACTTCTTCTTTGATCATCGCGTCGCAGTTGGCTTTCACGGCGGGGTTTGCTTTCCTGTTGGTGAAACAAAAGTTCACTGCCTACTCCATAAACGCCGTGTTTTTGTTGACCATAGGGGCTGGCGTTCTGGCTTTGCATTCGAGCAGCGACCGGCCTGCGAATGAATCCAACAAGGAATATATTTTGGGGTTCGTAATGACCTTAGCTGCAGCGGCTTTATACGGATTTATATTGCCATTGGTGGAACTAACGTACAAGAAGGCAAAGCAAGAGATCAGCTACGCCCTTGTGATGGAGATTCAGTTGGTGATGTGTTTGGTTGCTACTGCCTTTTGCACCGTCGGGATGCTGGTCAACAATGATTTCAAG GTGATTGGAAGGGAAGCAAGGGAATTCGAGCTAGGAGAAACAAAATACTACATAGTTGCGATTTTTAGTGCAATAATATGGCAATGTTTCTTCTTGGGAGCAATTGGAGTAGTGTTTTGTGCGTCATCATTGCTATCGGCTGTAGTGATTGCGGTTCTATTACCAGTTACAGAGATTCTGGCAGTATTTTTCTTCAATGAGAAGTTTCAAGCGGAGAAGGGTGTGTCTCTTGCTCTGTCGCTATGGGGCTTCCTTTCCTACTTCTACGGTGACATCAAGCGAAAGAAACCAACTCCTGAAACTGAGATGACCTCGTCTCTGCCTCCCAATAGTACTCTCGAAAGTAGAGTTTAA
- the LOC105769775 gene encoding purine permease 1, producing the protein MEEGDAKNPNTEQMEVKEPKHDGTTMRKALLVINCIMLSIGNCGSPLIMRLYFIHGGNRIWFSSWLQTAGCPIILLPIACATVHRSRTANPTSENKLICMERPLFVAAIVLGILSGLDNYLYSYGLSRLPVSTSSLIIASQLAFTAGFAFLLVKQKFTAYSVNAVFLLTIGAGVLALHSSSDRPANESNKEYILGFVMTLAAAALYGFILPLVELTYKKAKQEISYALVMEIQLVMCLVATGFCTVGMLVNNDFKVIGREAREFELGETKYHVVVIFSAIINQCFFLGAIGVVFCASSLLSAVVIAVLLPVTEILAVFFFNEKFQAEKGVSLALSLWGFISYFYGEIKQSKKKKPDPETEMASSLLPNTLKSSV; encoded by the exons ATGGAGGAAGGAGATGCAAAAAATCCAAATACAGAACAGATGGAGGTGAAGGAACCTAAACATGATGGCACCACCATGAGAAAAGCTCTCCTAGTAATAAACTGCATCATGCTTTCAATAGGCAACTGCGGTAGTCCACTTATCATGCGCCTCTACTTCATCCATGGTGGCAACCGAATCTGGTTCTCGAGCTGGCTCCAGACCGCGGGTTGCCCCATCATCTTGCTCCCCATCGCTTGTGCAACCGTGCATCGTTCCAGGACGGCCAATCCCACCTCGGAAAACAAGCTTATCTGTATGGAACGACCGTTGTTCGTTGCCGCTATCGTCCTCGGGATCCTCAGTGGCCTCGATAACTACCTCTACTCCTATGGCTTATCTCGTCTCCCCGTTTCGACTTCTTCTTTGATCATCGCGTCGCAGTTGGCTTTCACGGCGGGGTTTGCTTTCCTGTTGGTGAAACAAAAGTTCACTGCCTACTCCGTAAACGCCGTGTTTTTGTTGACCATAGGGGCTGGCGTTCTGGCTTTGCATTCGAGCAGCGACCGGCCTGCGAATGAATCCAACAAGGAATATATTTTGGGGTTCGTAATGACCTTAGCTGCAGCGGCTTTGTACGGATTTATATTGCCATTGGTGGAACTAACGTACAAGAAGGCAAAGCAAGAGATTAGCTACGCCCTTGTGATGGAGATTCAGTTGGTGATGTGTTTGGTTGCTACTGGCTTTTGCACCGTTGGGATGCTGGTCAACAATGATTTCAAG GTGATCGGAAGGGAAGCAAGGGAATTCGAGCTAGGAGAAACAAAATACCATGTGGTTGTGATTTTTAGTGCAATAATAAATCAATGTTTCTTCTTGGGAGCAATTGGAGTAGTGTTTTGTGCGTCATCATTGCTATCGGCTGTAGTGATTGCGGTTCTATTACCAGTTACAGAGATTCTGGCAGTATTTTTCTTCAATGAGAAGTTTCAAGCCGAGAAGGGTGTGTCACTTGCTCTCTCGCTGTGGGGCTTCATTTCCTACTTTTATGGTGAAATCAAGcaaagtaaaaagaagaaacCAGATCCTGAAACCGAGATGGCCTCTTCTCTGCTTCCCAATACTCTCAAAAGCAGTGTTTAA
- the LOC105769778 gene encoding protein DETOXIFICATION 27, translating to MGIIHHDQQQEEEALILSSYDQTQHFHCHQQPKDSNLISKVCVESKKLWLIAGPSIFSRLAMFSMTTITQSFAGHLGDLNLAAISIATTVIISITFGFLLGMASALETLCGQAYGAKQYQMLGLYLQRSWIVLFICSILLLPLFIFAAPLLKFMGQPTEVADQTGLVAIWLIPFHLSLPFQFTLQRFLQSQLKTAVIAWVCGVALAVHALISWIFVYKLRVGIVGTAVTLDFSWWLTVLGFFVYVVYGGCPLSWTGFSTQAFSELWDFVKLSLASGVMILMENIYYRTLIIVSGYLHNTETAVDALSICMSIFGWESMIPLGFLAATGVRVANELGAGNAKDAKFATIVSVITSLAVGILFWLIIMAFHETLAMIFTSSSSVITMVNKYSTLLAFTIPVNCIQPVLSGVAVGSGWQSVMAFVNIGSYYLVGVPLGVLFGWLQFGITGIWAGMLCGTVVQTLILAVITMKCKWEIEARKARSYISNETASYQ from the exons ATGGGCATTATACACCACGACCaacaacaagaagaagaagctttGATTCTCTCAAGCTACGATCAAACTCAACACTTTCACTGTCATCAACAGCCTAAAGACTCAAATCTGATTAGCAAAGTCTGTGTTGAATCAAAGAAGTTATGGTTAATTGCAGGACCCTCCATCTTCAGCCGCCTTGCCATGTTCTCCATGACTACCATAACCCAATCATTTGCTGGCCACCTAGGTGACCTCAATCTCGCTGCCATTTCCATTGCCACCACTGTTATTATTAGCATCACTTTTGGATTCTTG TTAGGAATGGCTAGTGCACTAGAGACTTTATGTGGACAAGCTTACGGAGCAAAACAGTATCAAATGTTGGGTTTATACTTGCAACGCTCATGGATTGTTCTCTTCATTTGTTCTATTCTTTTACTACCATTATTCATTTTTGCTGCTCCGCTCTTAAAATTCATGGGACAGCCAACCGAAGTGGCTGATCAAACAGGTTTAGTTGCAATTTGGCTGATACCATTTCACTTAAGCTTACCATTTCAGTTCACACTGCAAAGATTTCTGCAGAGCCAACTGAAGACTGCAGTGATTGCTTGGGTTTGTGGGGTTGCACTTGCAGTTCACGCATTAATAAGTTGGATTTTTGTTTACAAGTTAAGAGTTGGGATTGTTGGGACAGCTGTCACCCTTGATTTCTCCTGGTGGTTGACTGTTTTGGGATTCTTTGTTTATGTTGTTTATGGTGGTTGTCCACTTTCTTGGACTGGTTTTTCTACACAGGCTTTCTCTGAGCTTTGGGATTTCGTCAAACTCTCGCTTGCTTCTGGTGTCATGATTCT CATGGAGAATATTTATTACAGAACATTAATCATAGTGTCTGGATATTTGCACAATACAGAAACTGCAGTTGATGCTCTTTCAATTTG CATGTCCATCTTTGGCTGGGAATCCATGATTCCGCTGGGATTTTTGGCTGCAACCGG TGTGCGTGTAGCGAACGAGCTCGGTGCAGGCAATGCGAAAGACGCCAAATTTGCAACTATAGTGTCAGTGATTACATCTTTAGCAGTTggaattttgttttggttaattATTATGGCCTTTCATGAGACACTTGCAATGATCTTCACCTCAAGTTCTTCTGTTATTACAATGGTTAATAAGTACTCGACCTTATTGGCATTCACCATTCCTGTCAACTGCATTCAACCAGTTCTTTCAG GTGTGGCGGTCGGATCTGGTTGGCAAAGTGTAATGGCATTTGTAAATATAGGTAGCTACTATTTAGTTGGAGTTCCTCTTGGTGTCCTGTTCGGATGGCTTCAATTTGGTATCACT GGCATCTGGGCTGGAATGCTATGTGGAACTGTGGTTCAGACATTGATACTAGCTGTCATAACAATGAAATGCAAATGGGAAATAGAG GCAAGAAAGGCTCGTTCATATATATCAAATGAAACAGCTTCATACCAATAA